One Solirubrobacter pauli DNA segment encodes these proteins:
- a CDS encoding DUF6328 family protein: MNEEEKRDRQMMELLNELRVALPGVQFLLAFLLTVPFANRFEQVTAFEKTVFYAALLCTAASVVFLIAPSATHRLRFHQRDRTFVIESANKYLIAGLACLGVALILALTMVTSFLYESWIVIAGPGAIGLLLVTVWIIRPLSRG; this comes from the coding sequence ATGAACGAGGAGGAGAAGCGCGACCGCCAGATGATGGAGCTCCTCAACGAGCTCCGGGTCGCGCTGCCGGGGGTGCAGTTCCTCCTGGCGTTCCTGCTCACCGTGCCGTTCGCGAACCGCTTCGAGCAGGTCACCGCGTTCGAGAAGACGGTGTTCTACGCGGCGCTGCTGTGCACGGCGGCGTCCGTCGTCTTCCTGATCGCGCCGTCGGCCACACACCGGCTGCGCTTCCACCAACGTGACCGCACGTTCGTGATCGAGTCGGCGAACAAGTACCTGATCGCCGGCCTCGCCTGCCTGGGCGTGGCGCTGATCCTGGCGCTGACGATGGTCACGTCGTTCCTGTACGAGAGCTGGATCGTGATCGCCGGGCCGGGCGCGATCGGGCTGCTGCTCGTCACCGTCTGGATCATCAGGCCGCTGTCGCGCGGCTGA
- a CDS encoding M50 family metallopeptidase has protein sequence MSWLLAFVGFAALIILHEAGHFFAAKAVGMRVERFSLFFPPLIARKKRGETEYAIGSIPLGGYVKITGMNPAEDIPPEHAHRAYYRQPVWKRIVVIGAGPLVNIVLAFVILAGVFMARGPVEPPLVVGAVQAGTPAQGKLQEGDKVLAVDGKRLTGSYQDQISAVTKGVNSHKDRGAVSFTVDRGGREVTITGNTFYDPETKRNRFGFGYDQEASRQDVGLFDSAGVAVDQMWVVTSTTVSHIAQIFKAEKREELGSVVGGYEQTRQTIKENDAVLTFYVLALISLSLGVINLFPFLPLDGGHIFWALAEKVRGKAIPFSVMERAGFVGFALVLMLFVIGLSNDIDRLQNGGFGIR, from the coding sequence ATGAGCTGGCTGCTCGCGTTCGTCGGCTTCGCCGCGCTGATCATCCTGCACGAGGCCGGCCACTTCTTCGCGGCCAAGGCCGTCGGCATGCGCGTCGAGCGCTTCAGCCTGTTCTTCCCGCCGCTGATCGCGCGCAAGAAGCGCGGCGAGACCGAGTACGCGATCGGCTCGATCCCGCTCGGCGGCTACGTGAAGATCACCGGCATGAACCCGGCGGAGGACATCCCGCCGGAGCACGCGCACCGCGCCTACTACCGCCAGCCGGTGTGGAAGCGGATCGTCGTGATCGGCGCCGGGCCGCTGGTGAACATCGTGCTCGCGTTCGTCATCCTCGCCGGCGTCTTCATGGCCCGCGGGCCGGTCGAGCCGCCGCTCGTGGTGGGCGCCGTCCAGGCCGGCACGCCCGCGCAGGGCAAGCTGCAGGAGGGCGACAAGGTGCTCGCCGTCGACGGCAAGCGCCTCACGGGCAGCTACCAGGACCAGATCAGCGCGGTCACCAAGGGCGTGAACTCGCACAAGGACCGTGGCGCCGTGTCGTTCACCGTCGACCGCGGCGGCCGCGAGGTGACGATCACCGGCAACACGTTCTACGACCCCGAGACCAAGCGCAACCGCTTCGGGTTCGGCTACGACCAGGAGGCCAGCCGCCAGGACGTCGGCCTGTTCGACTCCGCCGGCGTCGCCGTCGACCAGATGTGGGTCGTGACCTCCACGACGGTCAGCCACATCGCCCAGATCTTCAAGGCCGAGAAGCGCGAGGAGCTCGGGAGCGTCGTCGGCGGCTACGAGCAGACGCGCCAGACGATCAAGGAGAACGACGCGGTCCTCACGTTCTACGTGCTCGCGCTCATCTCCCTGAGCCTCGGCGTGATCAACCTGTTCCCGTTCCTGCCGCTCGACGGCGGGCACATCTTCTGGGCGCTGGCCGAGAAGGTCCGTGGCAAGGCGATCCCGTTCAGCGTCATGGAGCGCGCCGGGTTCGTCGGCTTCGCGCTCGTGCTGATGCTGTTCGTGATCGGCCTCAGCAACGACATCGACCGACTGCAGAACGGCGGCTTCGGCATTCGGTAG
- a CDS encoding GlxA family transcriptional regulator, whose amino-acid sequence MLHEVAVLALEAVVPLDLAIPAQVFGNYEEVPYRVTVCAATPTVRTTAGFTVIGEAGLEALARADTVIVPGFSPHLRALEPSVLDALRSAPGRMVSICTGAFALAAAGRLDGRRATTHWRDAADLAARHPRVEVEPDVLYIDDGDVLTSAGVAAGLDLCLHILRRDHGAALAASIARRIVVPPHRDGGQAQYVEQPVPKHPGGSLASTRAWALGRLHEPLTVRALAAHAHVSERTFARRFHAETGTSVLSWLLARRVDAARSALETTSASIDDIAAECGFGTAANLRKHFRRHVHVTPTAYRRAFSRATAA is encoded by the coding sequence ATGCTCCATGAGGTGGCCGTGCTGGCGCTGGAGGCGGTGGTCCCGCTCGACCTGGCGATCCCCGCGCAGGTGTTCGGCAACTACGAGGAGGTCCCCTACCGCGTGACCGTGTGCGCGGCGACGCCGACCGTGCGCACGACGGCGGGGTTCACGGTCATCGGCGAGGCGGGGCTGGAGGCGCTCGCGCGCGCGGACACGGTGATCGTCCCGGGCTTCTCGCCGCACCTGCGCGCGCTCGAGCCGTCCGTGCTGGACGCGCTGCGCTCCGCGCCTGGGCGGATGGTCTCGATCTGCACCGGCGCCTTCGCCCTCGCCGCCGCCGGCCGGCTGGACGGCCGGCGTGCGACGACGCACTGGCGCGACGCCGCTGACCTCGCCGCCCGCCATCCACGCGTCGAGGTGGAGCCCGACGTGCTCTACATCGACGACGGCGACGTGCTGACGTCCGCCGGCGTCGCCGCGGGACTGGACCTGTGCCTGCACATCCTGCGCCGCGACCACGGCGCGGCGCTGGCGGCGTCGATCGCGCGCCGGATCGTCGTGCCGCCGCACCGTGACGGCGGGCAGGCGCAGTACGTCGAGCAGCCCGTGCCCAAGCACCCGGGCGGGTCGCTCGCGAGCACGCGCGCCTGGGCGCTCGGTCGGCTGCACGAGCCCCTGACCGTCCGCGCGCTCGCCGCCCACGCGCATGTGTCCGAGCGCACGTTCGCGCGGCGCTTCCACGCCGAGACCGGCACGTCCGTGCTGAGCTGGCTGCTGGCGCGGCGCGTCGACGCCGCCCGCTCGGCGCTGGAGACGACGTCCGCCTCGATCGACGACATCGCCGCCGAATGCGGGTTCGGCACCGCCGCGAACCTGCGCAAGCACTTCCGCCGGCACGTCCACGTCACCCCGACGGCGTACCGCCGCGCGTTCAGCCGCGCGACAGCGGCCTGA
- a CDS encoding DJ-1/PfpI family protein, producing MTIEILLFDGFDDLDAFGPFEVFRTAGRDVRYVTVEPAGRVTSSHGTTVVPHGVLGDPDLLVIPGGGWNDRGGAYREAKRGVIGAKLVERHAAGRRIASVCTGAMLLAEAGLLAGRRAITHHTAIEDLRAAGADVAEDERYVDAGDIVTAGGVTSGIDMALYLLGDDAQAVRREIEWPAPPRSAGSLG from the coding sequence ATGACGATCGAGATCCTGCTGTTCGACGGCTTCGACGACCTGGACGCGTTCGGCCCGTTCGAGGTCTTCCGCACGGCCGGCCGTGACGTCCGCTACGTCACGGTCGAGCCGGCGGGTCGCGTCACCTCCTCGCACGGCACGACCGTCGTCCCGCACGGCGTGCTCGGCGACCCCGACCTGCTCGTCATCCCCGGCGGCGGCTGGAACGATCGCGGCGGCGCCTACCGCGAGGCCAAGCGCGGCGTGATCGGCGCCAAGCTCGTCGAGCGCCACGCGGCCGGGCGCCGGATCGCCTCCGTGTGCACGGGCGCGATGCTGCTGGCCGAAGCGGGTCTGCTGGCGGGCCGTCGCGCGATCACGCACCACACCGCGATCGAGGACTTGCGCGCCGCCGGTGCCGACGTCGCCGAGGACGAGCGCTACGTCGACGCCGGCGACATCGTCACCGCGGGCGGCGTCACCTCGGGCATCGACATGGCGCTGTACCTGCTGGGCGACGACGCGCAGGCCGTCAGGCGGGAGATCGAATGGCCGGCCCCGCCTCGCTCTGCGGGCTCGTTGGGCTGA
- a CDS encoding phosphatidate cytidylyltransferase: MSDVINRVLVAIPAVAFAVLIIWQGGWVFAAGIGLLAVICVHELSVMLERARPVRLAAMLGVLGLVVAGTAGDERQVLLALAATVPVTFALAVAMPQRERVTASISATLLIIVWIGLGVAHAAMLRGLDHGGALVVMILLGTFVGDTFAYFGGRAFGRRKLAPAISPNKTVEGLLFGVVIGTLIVWYWSRTYSDDGWISGVDGLLLGLTVVIAAPIGDLFESLIKRDMGTKDTGTLFGAHGGALDRVDAALFALVAGYYVWLLLA, translated from the coding sequence GTGTCCGACGTCATCAACCGGGTGTTGGTGGCGATCCCCGCGGTGGCGTTCGCCGTCCTGATCATCTGGCAGGGCGGGTGGGTGTTCGCCGCGGGCATCGGCCTGCTGGCCGTGATCTGCGTGCACGAGCTGTCGGTGATGCTCGAGCGCGCGCGGCCGGTGCGGCTCGCGGCGATGCTCGGCGTGCTCGGGCTGGTCGTCGCCGGCACCGCGGGCGATGAGCGCCAGGTGCTGCTCGCGCTGGCCGCGACGGTGCCGGTGACGTTCGCGCTGGCCGTCGCGATGCCGCAGCGCGAGCGCGTGACCGCGTCGATCTCCGCGACGCTGCTGATCATCGTCTGGATCGGGCTCGGCGTCGCGCACGCCGCCATGCTGCGCGGGCTCGACCACGGCGGCGCGCTCGTCGTGATGATCCTGCTCGGCACGTTCGTGGGGGACACGTTCGCCTACTTCGGCGGGCGCGCGTTCGGGCGCCGCAAGCTCGCGCCGGCGATCTCGCCCAACAAGACGGTCGAGGGCCTGCTGTTCGGCGTCGTGATCGGCACGCTGATCGTCTGGTACTGGTCGCGCACCTACTCCGACGACGGCTGGATCTCGGGCGTCGACGGCCTCCTGCTCGGCCTCACCGTGGTGATCGCCGCACCGATCGGTGACCTGTTCGAGTCGCTGATCAAGCGCGACATGGGTACCAAGGACACCGGGACCCTGTTCGGGGCCCACGGCGGCGCGCTGGACCGCGTGGACGCCGCGCTGTTCGCGCTGGTCGCCGGCTACTACGTGTGGCTGCTCTTGGCATGA
- a CDS encoding class I SAM-dependent methyltransferase codes for MSAHWEEQAANWIAWARTPGHDVYWSYRDAFFELVPPPGGGALEVGCGEGRVCRDLAARGWDVTGIDASLPLLEAARAADRGGRYLLADASALPFEDGEFDLVVAYNSLMDMEDMPGAVREAERVLAPGGAFCITITHPIADVGRLADDGRSFVIDKPYVQPGLYDGTFARAGLTMHFKGWTRPLEAYVRALEAAGFVIAALREPASPVEPARTVPMFLMLRAVRGAG; via the coding sequence ATGAGCGCGCACTGGGAGGAGCAGGCGGCGAACTGGATCGCGTGGGCGCGCACGCCCGGCCACGACGTCTACTGGTCCTATCGCGACGCGTTCTTCGAGCTGGTGCCGCCGCCCGGCGGGGGCGCGCTGGAAGTGGGCTGCGGTGAGGGCCGCGTGTGCCGGGACCTCGCCGCGCGCGGTTGGGACGTGACGGGCATCGACGCCTCCTTGCCGCTGCTGGAGGCCGCGCGGGCCGCCGATCGCGGTGGCCGGTACCTGCTCGCGGACGCGTCGGCGCTGCCGTTCGAGGACGGCGAGTTCGACCTCGTGGTCGCCTACAACTCGCTGATGGACATGGAGGACATGCCCGGCGCGGTTCGCGAGGCCGAGCGCGTGCTCGCCCCGGGCGGCGCCTTCTGCATCACGATCACGCACCCCATAGCCGACGTCGGGCGGCTGGCCGACGACGGACGCTCGTTCGTCATCGACAAACCGTACGTACAACCGGGACTGTACGATGGGACGTTCGCCCGGGCGGGCCTGACGATGCACTTCAAAGGCTGGACACGGCCGCTGGAGGCCTACGTTCGCGCGCTCGAGGCCGCCGGCTTCGTGATCGCGGCGCTGCGCGAGCCGGCGTCGCCGGTGGAGCCCGCTCGCACCGTCCCGATGTTCCTCATGCTCCGAGCGGTTCGCGGCGCCGGCTAG
- a CDS encoding AMP-dependent synthetase/ligase: MGERRSVHASTIAEAFRLTVEDDADRIAVRTKDDEIAWTWSELQARVDAFAGGLQRLGVGRGDTVALMICNRPEFIVADLATTMLGATPFSIYLTSAPDQIAYVVGDAGAKVAVVEAPFADVMRPLVEHVLTVEEIEAHSVEGFEPDWRAVAPDDILTIIYTSGTTGPPKGVQLSHRNEMAAVDAVERRVGFPDGSRVISWLPSAHVAERTAHHYLPIVYGMTITTCPDPRRIGEWLPAVKPTWFFAVPRVWEKLKAGIEAKLADNQQAQTVLGAAKQVVELRQAGRPVPDALESAVELGEEQLFAPLRAAIGLDEAKLVNVGAAPTPREVLVFFHAIGVPLAEIWGMSETCGAGASNPEERIKIGTVGLPSPGVELKLAEDGELLARSAVVMVGYRNLPDKTAEALDDDGWLHTGDVATIDEDGYVTIVDRKKELIINAAGKNMSPANIEAALKGASPLIGQACVVGDGRPYNVALLVLDPDYAATVGDASRVVAEAVEAANATLSRPEQIKRFTVLNGDWVPGGDELTPTMKLKRAPIFQKYAGEIEAMYS, from the coding sequence ATGGGGGAGAGACGCTCAGTGCACGCGTCCACGATCGCCGAGGCGTTCCGCCTCACGGTCGAGGACGACGCGGACCGCATCGCGGTCCGCACGAAGGACGACGAGATCGCCTGGACGTGGAGCGAGCTGCAGGCGCGCGTGGACGCGTTCGCCGGCGGGTTGCAGCGCCTGGGCGTCGGGCGCGGCGACACCGTCGCGCTGATGATCTGCAACCGGCCTGAGTTCATCGTCGCCGACCTCGCGACCACGATGCTCGGCGCGACGCCGTTCTCGATCTACCTCACGTCCGCACCGGACCAGATCGCGTACGTGGTGGGCGACGCGGGCGCGAAGGTCGCCGTGGTCGAGGCGCCGTTCGCCGACGTGATGCGCCCGCTCGTCGAGCACGTGCTCACGGTCGAGGAGATCGAGGCGCACTCGGTCGAGGGCTTCGAACCTGACTGGCGCGCCGTCGCGCCCGACGACATCCTCACGATCATCTACACGTCGGGCACGACCGGCCCGCCGAAAGGCGTCCAGCTCTCGCACCGCAACGAGATGGCGGCGGTCGACGCGGTCGAGCGGCGGGTCGGCTTCCCGGACGGCTCACGCGTGATCTCGTGGCTGCCCAGCGCGCACGTCGCCGAGCGCACCGCGCACCACTACCTCCCGATCGTCTACGGGATGACGATCACGACCTGCCCCGACCCGCGCCGGATCGGCGAGTGGCTGCCGGCGGTCAAGCCGACCTGGTTCTTCGCCGTCCCGCGCGTGTGGGAGAAGCTCAAGGCCGGGATCGAGGCCAAGCTGGCCGACAACCAGCAGGCGCAGACGGTGCTCGGCGCCGCGAAGCAGGTCGTCGAGCTGCGCCAGGCCGGCCGCCCGGTGCCGGACGCGCTCGAGAGCGCGGTCGAGCTGGGGGAGGAGCAGCTGTTCGCGCCGCTGCGCGCGGCGATCGGGCTCGACGAGGCGAAGCTGGTCAACGTGGGCGCGGCGCCGACGCCGCGCGAGGTGCTCGTCTTCTTCCACGCGATCGGGGTCCCGCTCGCCGAGATCTGGGGCATGAGCGAGACGTGCGGCGCGGGCGCGTCCAACCCGGAGGAGCGGATCAAGATCGGCACGGTCGGCCTGCCGTCGCCGGGCGTGGAGCTCAAGCTGGCCGAGGACGGCGAGCTGCTCGCGCGCTCGGCGGTGGTGATGGTCGGCTACCGCAACCTGCCCGACAAGACGGCGGAGGCGCTGGACGACGACGGCTGGCTGCACACCGGCGACGTCGCGACGATCGACGAGGACGGCTACGTCACGATCGTCGATCGCAAGAAGGAGCTGATCATCAACGCGGCGGGCAAGAACATGTCGCCGGCGAACATCGAGGCGGCGCTCAAGGGCGCGTCTCCCCTGATCGGCCAAGCCTGCGTCGTCGGGGACGGGCGCCCGTACAACGTCGCGCTGCTCGTGCTCGATCCGGATTACGCCGCCACCGTCGGGGACGCCTCCCGCGTCGTCGCCGAGGCCGTGGAGGCCGCCAACGCGACGCTCTCACGGCCCGAGCAGATCAAGCGCTTCACCGTGCTGAACGGCGATTGGGTGCCCGGCGGAGACGAGCTGACACCGACGATGAAGCTCAAAAGGGCGCCGATCTTCCAGAAATACGCGGGAGAAATCGAAGCCATGTACTCATAA
- a CDS encoding MarR family transcriptional regulator, which yields MTDEVRAAMSELLAAERRLRGRDPHRPGDLSATQVRALFQLERGEACTAGELAKRADLSPASMTAMLDQLEQGGIVERHRSEKDRRQVIVSLTDAGHEILAARRAHIEARTREVLSVYSDHELEAASKVMRSLAGLLDGFGR from the coding sequence ATGACCGACGAGGTCCGCGCCGCGATGAGCGAGCTGCTCGCCGCCGAGCGCCGGCTGCGTGGCCGCGACCCGCACCGCCCCGGCGACCTGTCGGCCACGCAGGTGCGCGCGCTCTTCCAGCTCGAACGCGGCGAGGCGTGCACCGCGGGCGAGCTGGCCAAGCGCGCGGACCTCTCCCCCGCGTCGATGACCGCGATGCTCGACCAGCTCGAGCAGGGCGGGATCGTCGAACGCCACCGCAGCGAGAAGGACCGCCGGCAGGTGATCGTCTCCCTCACCGACGCGGGCCACGAGATCCTCGCGGCGCGACGCGCCCACATCGAGGCGCGCACGCGGGAGGTCCTCAGCGTCTACAGCGACCACGAGCTGGAAGCGGCATCGAAGGTGATGCGCTCGCTCGCCGGGTTGCTGGACGGCTTCGGGAGGTAG
- a CDS encoding methyl-accepting chemotaxis protein produces the protein MPKLRSLRSKMLALILVPVIVALAAVTFIAISKAGGAQKESSYSELNQRTAVEASKIDTGVANVLGIANTAGMILSTSNDRADATAGLSALMTANAQSVVAVYGGTLPNSFNADAAHKGDPGTAADGSFQPSAALVEGGKIAVTASKDGLAGAQAYVKDPKPGAQEPMEYEGAMYVTYQAPVTRGGKIVGYAGTASTLTAIDKALGDIKVYDTGYAYLVSGKGVLLASPDKSKTGKVSLAQLAETTENPELKQVADSIAAGKDGQLETKDPFTGKEIVLSWNKIDAAGWSFLTAVPKSEVLAPVKSLQNTLFIVGIVALILISLVILFVSNLLTKPIRTVTEAAERVAKGEVDVQIDVTTSDEIGQLATSFESTVEYLREKAVAAEAVADGDLTVHVEERSDKDVLGKAFNRLVDDLRGIVGRVHSTANGVSDASKQMAGTSDEAGRAIQEIAVAIGEVAEGTNIQVQKVEAVREAAERVAGTARDSAERAQEAAGEAEKAKGMATEGLVAAGEASAAMSGLAESASGVTGAIETLAAKSEKIGGIVTTITGLAEQTNLLALNAAIEAARAGEQGRGFAVVAEEVRKLAEESQSAAGEIAGLISEIQRETTDVVAMVADTAERTEGGTQTVERARAAFEAIGAAVDEVTARAADIAGAVEALSLDANQIADDVVGVATVAESASASSEQVSASTQQTSASTQEIAASAQDLAGTAAELEQLVSTFRLS, from the coding sequence ATGCCCAAGCTCCGATCACTGCGCAGCAAGATGCTGGCACTGATCCTCGTTCCTGTCATCGTCGCGCTGGCCGCGGTGACGTTCATCGCCATCTCGAAGGCCGGTGGCGCGCAGAAGGAGTCCTCCTACTCGGAGCTCAACCAGCGCACCGCCGTCGAGGCCTCGAAGATCGACACCGGCGTCGCCAACGTGCTCGGCATCGCCAACACCGCCGGCATGATCTTGTCCACGAGCAACGATCGCGCCGACGCCACCGCCGGCCTGTCCGCGCTCATGACCGCGAACGCGCAGAGCGTCGTCGCGGTCTACGGCGGCACGCTGCCGAACAGCTTCAACGCCGACGCGGCCCACAAGGGAGATCCCGGCACCGCCGCCGACGGCTCCTTCCAGCCGAGCGCCGCGCTCGTGGAAGGCGGCAAGATCGCCGTCACCGCCAGCAAGGACGGCCTCGCGGGCGCGCAGGCGTACGTGAAGGACCCGAAGCCGGGCGCGCAGGAGCCGATGGAGTACGAGGGCGCGATGTACGTGACCTACCAGGCTCCCGTCACGCGTGGTGGCAAGATCGTCGGCTACGCGGGCACCGCGAGCACGCTCACCGCGATCGACAAGGCGCTCGGGGACATCAAGGTCTACGACACCGGTTACGCGTACCTCGTCTCCGGCAAGGGCGTGCTGCTCGCCAGCCCGGACAAGTCCAAGACCGGCAAGGTCAGCCTCGCCCAGCTCGCCGAGACCACGGAGAACCCGGAGCTCAAGCAGGTCGCGGACTCGATCGCCGCCGGCAAGGACGGCCAGCTCGAGACCAAGGACCCCTTCACGGGCAAGGAGATCGTCCTCAGCTGGAACAAGATCGACGCCGCGGGCTGGAGCTTCCTGACCGCCGTCCCGAAGTCCGAGGTCCTCGCGCCGGTCAAGAGCCTGCAGAACACGCTGTTCATCGTCGGCATCGTCGCGCTGATCCTCATCAGCCTGGTGATCCTGTTCGTCTCGAACCTGCTCACCAAGCCGATCCGCACCGTCACCGAGGCCGCCGAGCGCGTCGCCAAGGGCGAGGTGGACGTCCAGATCGACGTCACGACCAGCGACGAGATCGGCCAGCTGGCCACGTCCTTCGAGAGCACGGTCGAGTACCTGCGTGAGAAGGCCGTCGCCGCCGAGGCCGTCGCCGACGGCGACCTCACGGTGCACGTCGAGGAGCGCTCCGACAAGGACGTGCTCGGCAAGGCGTTCAACCGCCTCGTCGACGACCTCCGCGGCATCGTCGGCCGTGTCCACAGCACCGCCAACGGCGTCAGCGACGCCTCCAAGCAGATGGCCGGCACCTCCGACGAGGCCGGTCGCGCGATCCAGGAGATCGCGGTCGCCATCGGCGAGGTCGCCGAGGGCACGAACATCCAGGTCCAGAAGGTCGAGGCCGTCCGTGAGGCCGCCGAGCGCGTCGCGGGCACCGCCCGGGACAGCGCCGAGCGCGCCCAGGAGGCCGCCGGCGAGGCCGAGAAGGCCAAGGGCATGGCGACCGAGGGCCTCGTGGCCGCCGGTGAGGCGTCCGCCGCGATGAGCGGCCTCGCGGAGTCCGCGTCCGGCGTGACCGGCGCGATCGAGACGCTGGCCGCCAAGTCCGAGAAGATCGGCGGCATCGTGACCACGATCACCGGCCTGGCCGAGCAGACCAACCTGCTCGCGCTCAACGCCGCGATCGAGGCCGCTCGCGCCGGCGAGCAGGGCCGCGGCTTCGCCGTCGTGGCCGAGGAAGTCCGCAAGCTCGCCGAGGAGTCGCAGTCCGCGGCCGGCGAGATCGCGGGCCTCATCAGCGAGATCCAGCGCGAGACGACCGACGTCGTCGCGATGGTGGCCGACACGGCCGAGCGCACCGAGGGTGGCACGCAGACGGTCGAGCGCGCCCGCGCGGCGTTCGAGGCCATCGGCGCGGCCGTCGACGAGGTCACGGCGCGCGCCGCGGACATCGCGGGCGCCGTCGAGGCCCTGTCGCTGGACGCGAACCAGATCGCCGACGACGTCGTCGGCGTGGCCACGGTCGCCGAGTCGGCGAGCGCCTCGAGCGAGCAGGTCTCCGCCTCGACGCAGCAGACCAGCGCCTCGACGCAGGAGATCGCCGCGTCGGCGCAGGACCTGGCGGGCACGGCGGCCGAGCTCGAGCAGCTCGTGTCCACCTTCCGCCTGTCCTAG
- a CDS encoding alpha/beta fold hydrolase: MPGPIVFLHGVMVDGTLWDDVVARLPDRECVVLELPLGSHTTPVPDRAQQTPAGVAAWIVGELERRDLRDVTLVGCDTGGTLAQLVVARDATRVSKLVLTPCDALEVFPPALFKPLFRLGRVPLLMRAFLEPLRFSPARRLPIAFGWLTKRVDAARLARWGTPALRDFEVLRDAAHFAAACSPSITLDVAPKLRAFGGEVVIVWPPEDRCFPIELGHRLAALFADARVVEVEDSYSFVPVDRPDVLASVL; encoded by the coding sequence ATGCCTGGACCGATCGTGTTCCTGCACGGGGTGATGGTCGACGGAACCCTGTGGGATGACGTCGTGGCGCGGCTCCCGGACCGCGAGTGCGTCGTCCTGGAGCTGCCGCTCGGGTCGCACACGACGCCGGTGCCCGATCGCGCGCAGCAGACGCCCGCGGGCGTGGCCGCGTGGATCGTCGGCGAGCTGGAGCGGCGCGACCTGCGCGACGTGACGCTGGTCGGCTGCGACACGGGCGGCACGCTCGCGCAGCTGGTGGTGGCGCGCGACGCCACGCGCGTGTCGAAGCTGGTGCTGACGCCGTGCGACGCGCTGGAGGTGTTCCCGCCGGCGCTGTTCAAGCCGCTGTTCCGGTTGGGACGCGTGCCGTTGCTCATGCGCGCGTTCCTGGAGCCGCTGCGGTTCAGCCCCGCCCGCCGGCTGCCGATCGCGTTCGGGTGGCTGACCAAGCGCGTGGACGCGGCACGCCTCGCCCGCTGGGGGACGCCGGCGCTCCGCGACTTCGAGGTCCTGCGCGACGCCGCCCATTTCGCGGCGGCGTGCTCGCCGTCGATCACGCTGGATGTGGCGCCCAAGCTGCGGGCCTTCGGGGGTGAGGTCGTGATCGTCTGGCCACCCGAGGACCGCTGCTTCCCGATCGAGCTCGGCCACCGGCTCGCGGCGCTGTTCGCCGACGCGCGCGTGGTCGAGGTCGAGGACTCGTACTCGTTCGTGCCGGTCGATCGGCCCGACGTGCTCGCCTCCGTCCTATGA
- the dxr gene encoding 1-deoxy-D-xylulose-5-phosphate reductoisomerase, with translation MKRLLILGSTGSIGTQALDVVKRAPEQFEIVGLSAGSNHLPLVQQAIERGVKRIALTDADAAARAAENWTGGEVLSGPEGLVQLVAESGADLVLNSIVGSAGLGPTIVALTEGMDVALANKESLVVGGELVTALAEATGARLIPIDSEHTAIHHLLTGEPPGVVDKLIITASGGPFRGRKDLQHITVEEALNHPTWRMGGKITIDSATLMNKGLEVMEAHHLFGTPYDKIDVVVHPQSIIHAMVQLCDGSTKAHMGYPDMRVAIGYALHHPDRADLPIKPLDLIELGRLDFEAPDLETFPCLRLAREAAVAGGTAPCALNAANEVAVHAFLNGRLPFVGIPQVIEGVLDELGSRRVHDFEALYVTDAEAREIAADLIEQVHA, from the coding sequence GTGAAGCGGCTTCTCATCCTGGGTTCCACGGGATCCATCGGCACCCAGGCGCTCGACGTCGTCAAGCGCGCCCCCGAGCAGTTCGAGATCGTCGGCCTGAGCGCCGGCAGCAACCACCTCCCGCTCGTCCAGCAGGCGATCGAGCGCGGCGTCAAGCGGATCGCGCTGACCGACGCCGACGCGGCCGCGCGCGCCGCCGAGAACTGGACCGGCGGCGAAGTGCTGTCGGGTCCGGAGGGCCTCGTCCAGCTCGTCGCGGAGTCCGGCGCCGACCTCGTGCTCAACAGCATCGTCGGCTCGGCCGGCCTGGGCCCGACGATCGTCGCCCTCACCGAGGGGATGGACGTCGCGCTCGCCAACAAGGAGTCGCTCGTCGTCGGCGGCGAGCTCGTGACCGCGCTCGCCGAGGCCACCGGCGCCCGGCTGATCCCGATCGACTCTGAGCACACCGCCATCCACCACCTGCTCACCGGGGAGCCGCCCGGGGTGGTCGACAAGCTGATCATCACCGCGTCCGGCGGCCCGTTCCGCGGCCGCAAGGACCTGCAGCACATCACCGTCGAGGAGGCGCTCAACCACCCGACGTGGCGGATGGGCGGCAAGATCACGATCGACAGCGCGACCCTGATGAACAAGGGCCTCGAGGTGATGGAGGCCCACCACCTGTTCGGGACGCCGTACGACAAGATCGACGTCGTCGTCCACCCGCAGTCGATCATCCACGCCATGGTCCAGCTGTGCGACGGCTCGACCAAGGCGCACATGGGCTATCCGGACATGCGGGTCGCCATCGGCTACGCGCTCCACCACCCGGACCGCGCGGATCTGCCGATCAAGCCGCTGGACCTGATCGAGCTCGGCCGGCTGGACTTCGAGGCACCGGACCTCGAGACGTTCCCGTGCCTGCGGCTGGCGCGCGAGGCGGCCGTCGCCGGCGGCACCGCGCCGTGCGCGCTCAACGCCGCCAACGAGGTCGCCGTCCACGCCTTCCTCAACGGCCGGCTGCCGTTCGTCGGCATCCCGCAGGTGATCGAGGGCGTCCTGGACGAGCTCGGCTCGCGCCGCGTGCACGACTTCGAGGCGCTGTACGTGACCGACGCCGAGGCGCGTGAGATCGCCGCCGACCTGATCGAGCAGGTGCACGCCTAG